One window of uncultured Trichococcus sp. genomic DNA carries:
- a CDS encoding ABC transporter permease: MMNLSEMNTLQQLLYYYRENAGYVFEQFTRHFLISIYGVLFAAIVAIPLGFWIARHKKLADWIIGAANVIQTIPSLALLSILMLGLGLGSDTVIATVFLYSLLPIIKNTFTGVRNVDAALLDTGKGMGMTRMQLTYMVELPLSLSVIMAGLRNALVVAIGITAIGTFIGAGGLGDIISRGVNATNGTAIILAGAIPTALMAVLADWLLGLLEKRLDPSSKVTRKH, from the coding sequence GCTATGTATTCGAACAATTCACCCGCCATTTTCTGATCTCCATTTACGGTGTGCTGTTCGCGGCGATTGTGGCGATTCCGCTCGGTTTTTGGATCGCACGCCATAAAAAACTGGCGGATTGGATCATCGGCGCCGCCAATGTCATCCAGACCATCCCTTCCCTGGCCCTGTTGTCCATTTTGATGCTGGGACTCGGACTCGGATCGGATACCGTCATTGCGACCGTCTTCCTGTATTCGCTGCTGCCGATCATCAAAAACACCTTTACCGGTGTGCGGAATGTCGATGCCGCGCTGTTGGATACCGGTAAAGGCATGGGGATGACGCGGATGCAATTGACCTATATGGTCGAATTGCCTTTGTCCCTTTCCGTCATCATGGCCGGATTGCGTAATGCTTTGGTCGTTGCGATCGGCATCACCGCCATCGGTACCTTCATCGGCGCCGGCGGTTTGGGGGATATCATTTCCCGCGGTGTGAACGCAACGAACGGGACAGCCATCATCCTGGCCGGCGCTATCCCGACAGCCTTGATGGCTGTTCTGGCCGATTGGTTGCTGGGCCTTTTGGAAAAACGATTAGACCCATCCAGCAAAGTGACCCGTAAACATTGA